A single genomic interval of Exiguobacterium sp. BMC-KP harbors:
- a CDS encoding copper resistance CopC family protein codes for MRIIRFALLFLICLLPISVEAHTSLKSSNPADGSALSEPVDRIRLTFSEAVEKTSTLRVVDANGVEQALAKPLIIGNELSAVVSEPLTEGKYTIKWASISDDGHPVKGTIRFTVLGAAKAETSTVEKAEPMEKKAAVVPEAEPVSKGLVPTLLPWIVGGLLISIVILLVLRRRST; via the coding sequence ATGCGCATCATCCGATTTGCCCTTCTGTTCCTCATTTGTCTGTTGCCCATATCGGTCGAAGCACACACGAGTTTAAAAAGCTCGAATCCGGCAGATGGATCGGCATTATCTGAACCCGTCGATCGGATCCGCTTGACGTTCAGTGAGGCTGTTGAAAAAACGAGCACCTTACGTGTAGTAGACGCGAATGGAGTTGAACAAGCCCTTGCGAAACCACTTATCATCGGAAATGAACTGAGTGCTGTCGTCTCAGAGCCTTTAACGGAAGGAAAATACACGATCAAGTGGGCGTCGATTTCAGATGATGGTCATCCCGTGAAAGGAACGATCCGTTTTACGGTACTGGGTGCGGCAAAAGCTGAAACAAGCACTGTAGAAAAGGCTGAGCCGATGGAAAAAAAAGCAGCAGTCGTTCCTGAAGCAGAGCCTGTTTCAAAAGGACTCGTTCCGACACTGCTCCCATGGATCGTCGGGGGACTGTTAATCAGTATCGTCATCCTTCTCGTGTTACGTCGTCGTTCGACATGA